The DNA sequence TCTCCTGCGAGAGCGTCGGCACGTCAAGCTCGCGCGCCTGCCCGCCGAACGGGCTCGGGAGGATGACATGATCGCCCGCCTGCGAGATGACCGCGGCCAGAAGGGTGACCGCGGGCGTCGCGCTTACGCCCACTGCCCGATGAAGCGTGACCCGCAGCTCGAACGCGGTCAGCCCGGGCCCGCCGGCCGTCGCCTCGAACGTGTCGACATTGACCTTGCCGTCGCGATCGTCCTGGCCCTTCAGCGTGGTGCGGTGGATCGTGTCGTCGTCCGACGACCAGATCGCGAGCGTGTACCACTTCGTCATGCGCGATGGGCCGCTGGCGCGCATGTGCACCTCGATCCAGGTGCCTGACGGCGTGGTCGCGTTCCAGGAGGCGACGAGCTGGTTGAAGCCCTGGTCGAAGCTGAACGGCGAGCGCACCGGGGCCGACGTCCACGTGCCGCGCTCGTCGGCGATCGTGCGCCCGTAGGGATCCGCGTAGCTGCCCTTCGATGGCGAGGCGCCGAGCTCGATCCGCGACTCCCTGGTGACGGTGCCGTCGTGCGAGCCGGCGTCGAACGCCAGACGCGTGAAGCTCCGGGGCGTCACGTCGACCTTCGTCGTGGCTGTCGGGCTGCCGGCGGCCGACGGCGAGGCGCTGGACGGCGCGCCGACCGCCGCGGTCGGTGACGCCGACGTTGACGGGCGGATGGTCGCCGACGGCGGGCCGCCCGAACACGCCGCAAGGAGCAGCGCGCCGAGCGCCAGCCCGCGCGTCATTGCAATCTGCGTACTCCTCATCGCGGTGACCGGACTGCGCCTAAAGTCTGACACGTGAGCCGCTTCGCTCGCCCGGACCTCATTTGGTCCACCGAGGAGACAGCCGCGAAGCTTCGCGATCCGCATG is a window from the Candidatus Limnocylindria bacterium genome containing:
- a CDS encoding C39 family peptidase, with the protein product MTRGLALGALLLAACSGGPPSATIRPSTSASPTAAVGAPSSASPSAAGSPTATTKVDVTPRSFTRLAFDAGSHDGTVTRESRIELGASPSKGSYADPYGRTIADERGTWTSAPVRSPFSFDQGFNQLVASWNATTPSGTWIEVHMRASGPSRMTKWYTLAIWSSDDDTIHRTTLKGQDDRDGKVNVDTFEATAGGPGLTAFELRVTLHRAVGVSATPAVTLLAAVISQAGDHVILPSPFGGQARELDVPTLSQETHTGHYPEYDGGGEAWCSPTSTAMVLGFWKAGPSAADLAAFPGAHADGQVDHAARFTYDWSYKGAGNWPFNTAYAASYGLEGFITRLRDLREAELFIQAGIPLIASINGELPGFLFTSTNGHLLVIRGFAANGDVITNDPAVRANAQARKVYPRADFERVWLNSFGTVYVIHPPGGRLPANVAGLPANW